A genomic region of Thermodesulfobium narugense DSM 14796 contains the following coding sequences:
- a CDS encoding ACT domain-containing protein yields the protein MKKRAVILVLGEDKVGIVYNIAKVLYENNINIEDITQKVLDTKIFTMTMLVDMSKSEISMSDLRRELENVSRQIDVRIDLHHEDLFYSMHRI from the coding sequence ATGAAAAAAAGAGCAGTAATATTGGTTCTGGGTGAAGATAAAGTCGGTATTGTTTATAATATTGCGAAAGTTTTATATGAAAATAACATAAACATTGAAGATATAACCCAAAAGGTTCTTGATACTAAAATTTTTACTATGACAATGTTGGTAGATATGTCAAAATCTGAAATTTCTATGTCAGATTTGAGAAGAGAGCTTGAAAACGTTTCAAGACAGATCGATGTAAGAATTGATCTGCACCATGAAGACTTATTTTATTCTATGCATAGGATATAA
- the speE gene encoding polyamine aminopropyltransferase, with product MNISEKCPLFAINRIVENDFHTLCVEDVLFSGKSKFQKVFIVKNPIFGKILILDDKIQSAQIDEFIYHEALVHPAMVVHPEPKKVAILGGGEGATLREVLKHPCVKRVDMIELDDLVVDISKKYLQEWCSDSFEDQRTNLIIQDAKKYILELDSGIHYDVIIVDLTDPLDDSPAKFLFTKEFMSVLKKRLSEKGILIYQAASITPFFDNAHIAVNHTASEVFKIVNSYSAHVQSFDETWGFVWASDYFSPFDDLDKIDKILLDRNVETRFYDKETHVHCFSLPKYLRNHLKEKKIILSDSSPLPKKLIRSLI from the coding sequence TTGAATATAAGCGAAAAATGTCCTCTTTTTGCCATAAATAGAATTGTAGAAAATGATTTTCATACTTTGTGCGTTGAAGATGTATTGTTTTCTGGTAAGTCAAAGTTTCAGAAGGTTTTTATAGTAAAAAACCCCATATTTGGCAAGATTTTAATTTTAGATGACAAAATACAAAGTGCTCAGATCGATGAATTTATTTATCATGAAGCGCTTGTCCATCCTGCTATGGTTGTGCATCCTGAACCAAAGAAAGTGGCAATACTTGGAGGTGGAGAAGGAGCTACCTTAAGGGAAGTTTTAAAACACCCTTGTGTTAAGAGGGTTGACATGATTGAGCTAGACGATCTCGTAGTTGATATTAGCAAAAAATACTTACAAGAATGGTGCAGCGATTCCTTTGAGGATCAAAGAACGAATCTGATAATACAAGATGCAAAGAAGTATATTCTTGAACTGGATAGTGGTATACACTATGACGTAATAATAGTAGACTTAACTGATCCATTAGACGATAGCCCTGCAAAATTTTTGTTTACAAAGGAATTTATGAGCGTTTTAAAAAAAAGACTTTCAGAAAAGGGCATTTTAATCTATCAAGCTGCTTCAATTACTCCTTTTTTCGATAATGCCCATATAGCAGTAAATCATACTGCTAGTGAAGTTTTTAAAATTGTGAATTCATATAGCGCTCATGTACAATCTTTTGATGAAACATGGGGTTTTGTTTGGGCATCGGATTATTTTAGTCCTTTTGACGATCTTGATAAAATTGATAAAATCTTACTTGATAGAAATGTTGAGACGAGATTTTACGATAAAGAGACACATGTACACTGCTTTTCTTTGCCGAAATACCTTAGGAATCATTTAAAGGAGAAGAAAATTATTTTAAGCGATTCTTCGCCGCTACCAAAAAAGTTGATTAGGAGTTTAATTTAA
- the acs gene encoding acetate--CoA ligase: MSTNHNGEFFYPSEELKSKLHVKNYDEIYQYAAEHPESFWSVIASELSWFKPWDKVLEWEYPFARWFVGGKTNIAYNALDRHVNTWRRNKLALIWEGENAEVRTYTYLQLQREVNRFANVLKAMGVQKGDRVSIYLPRIPEQMIAMLAAAKIGAIHTLVYAGFSVEALRDRINDAESKIVVTADGGFYNGKVVPLKNIVDEAVSKCPSIISVIVVKRTGADVDMTPGRDLWYHELMALPIASPKCDAEEMDATDPLFILYTSGTTGKPKGVVHSHGGYMVGTYITTKWVFDMKEEDTHWCTADSGWVTGHSYVVYGPLLNGATTVMYEGAPTYPLPDRWWSIVERHNVTIFYTAPTAIRSLMRYGSSWVNRRDLSTLRILGSVGEPINPEAWLWFYKIIGQERCPIMDTWWQTETGMHIITPLPCTPLKPGSASKPFPGIVVDVVDEEGESVKPGEEGFLVIKTPWPAMLQTVYKDPERYKQQYWSRFPGVYFAGDSAKKDEDGYIWIIGRVDDVIKVAGYRLGTAEIESALVSHPAVAEAAAIGKPDPLKGNIIKVFVILKFGYEPSEKLAQELKNHVGHELGPIAKPAEIQFVESLPKTRSGKIMRRVLRAQELGQPVGDLSTLEE; the protein is encoded by the coding sequence ATGTCCACAAATCACAATGGGGAGTTTTTTTATCCTTCTGAGGAGTTAAAATCCAAATTACATGTAAAAAACTATGATGAGATTTATCAGTATGCGGCAGAACATCCTGAATCGTTTTGGTCTGTAATTGCCTCAGAATTGAGTTGGTTTAAGCCCTGGGACAAAGTTTTGGAATGGGAGTATCCATTTGCAAGATGGTTTGTAGGTGGTAAAACCAATATTGCCTATAACGCGCTTGACAGACATGTAAACACCTGGAGAAGGAACAAATTGGCTCTCATATGGGAAGGAGAAAATGCCGAAGTAAGAACTTACACTTATCTTCAATTGCAGAGAGAAGTAAATAGGTTTGCTAACGTCTTAAAGGCTATGGGAGTTCAAAAGGGAGACAGGGTAAGCATATATTTGCCCAGGATTCCAGAACAGATGATTGCAATGCTTGCTGCTGCGAAAATTGGTGCTATTCATACTCTAGTTTATGCTGGTTTTAGCGTTGAGGCTTTGAGAGATAGAATCAACGATGCGGAATCTAAGATAGTAGTTACTGCTGATGGAGGATTTTATAACGGGAAAGTAGTGCCGCTAAAAAATATTGTCGATGAAGCAGTTTCTAAATGTCCGAGCATAATCTCTGTAATTGTGGTTAAGAGGACTGGTGCTGATGTGGACATGACTCCTGGAAGGGATTTGTGGTACCATGAATTAATGGCTTTGCCCATTGCTTCTCCAAAATGTGATGCAGAAGAAATGGATGCTACCGATCCTTTGTTTATACTGTATACATCAGGAACTACAGGAAAGCCAAAAGGGGTAGTTCATTCACACGGTGGATATATGGTAGGGACGTATATAACTACCAAGTGGGTTTTTGATATGAAAGAAGAGGATACACATTGGTGCACTGCTGATTCAGGATGGGTTACGGGGCACAGCTATGTAGTATATGGTCCTCTTCTCAACGGAGCTACAACTGTAATGTATGAAGGTGCACCAACTTACCCGCTGCCTGATAGATGGTGGTCTATAGTAGAAAGACATAACGTAACTATTTTTTATACTGCTCCTACTGCTATCAGGAGCCTCATGAGATATGGCTCTTCATGGGTAAATAGAAGAGATCTATCTACTTTGAGAATATTAGGTAGTGTAGGAGAGCCAATAAATCCTGAAGCATGGCTTTGGTTTTACAAAATAATAGGTCAGGAAAGGTGTCCAATAATGGATACTTGGTGGCAAACTGAGACCGGAATGCATATTATTACTCCTTTGCCTTGCACTCCGTTAAAGCCTGGATCAGCATCTAAACCATTTCCTGGTATTGTAGTAGACGTAGTAGATGAAGAAGGGGAAAGCGTGAAACCGGGCGAAGAAGGCTTTCTTGTCATTAAAACTCCATGGCCTGCCATGCTCCAAACAGTTTACAAAGATCCGGAAAGATATAAGCAACAATATTGGAGCAGATTTCCTGGAGTTTATTTTGCTGGAGACTCAGCTAAAAAAGACGAAGATGGCTACATATGGATTATTGGTAGGGTAGACGACGTAATAAAGGTTGCGGGATACAGGTTAGGTACTGCAGAAATAGAAAGTGCTTTGGTTTCCCATCCTGCTGTAGCTGAAGCTGCAGCTATAGGAAAACCTGACCCATTGAAAGGTAATATTATAAAAGTTTTTGTTATATTAAAGTTTGGTTATGAACCCTCAGAGAAGCTTGCTCAAGAATTGAAAAATCACGTAGGACATGAATTAGGTCCTATTGCAAAGCCAGCAGAGATTCAATTTGTGGAATCGTTGCCCAAAACAAGATCGGGCAAGATTATGAGAAGAGTTCTACGTGCTCAAGAGTTAGGTCAACCAGTTGGAGATCTGTCTACGTTAGAGGAATAA
- a CDS encoding cupin domain-containing protein, whose protein sequence is MKPIFFSSAQSYEPQKDWKRTSLCNEESISIEHFVKPPHHSSPEHFHPSAQILVVLKGKMSVKNQDGEVVLSENDCVYIEPNEIHTVVNVLDEPSIGLDIFVPGRDFSFWLNKL, encoded by the coding sequence ATGAAACCTATTTTTTTTAGTTCGGCACAAAGCTACGAACCTCAAAAGGATTGGAAGCGCACAAGTCTTTGCAACGAAGAATCCATATCAATAGAACATTTTGTAAAGCCTCCACATCATTCTTCTCCAGAACACTTTCATCCTAGCGCTCAAATTTTAGTTGTGTTAAAGGGTAAAATGTCTGTAAAAAACCAGGATGGCGAAGTTGTACTATCGGAAAATGATTGCGTTTATATAGAACCAAACGAAATACACACTGTTGTAAACGTATTAGATGAACCTTCAATAGGCCTTGATATTTTTGTTCCTGGCAGAGATTTTAGCTTTTGGCTTAATAAATTATAG
- a CDS encoding alkaline phosphatase — translation MEISRREAIKVFGATLATLLINPSVYANQIDQVGETIKFEKTDKPGIVFIVGDGMPISTLTALNSLRSNVGKTTTFYKKFGDPDNTITYMGTESLTSVVTDSAPASAAWATGSKGANHFLSVLPNGQVLRTIGELAKENGYEVGFVTTTRVTHATPAAWYSHNKDRDDEANIALDALVLKPDVLMGGGLKYFSKEVNPKLKSDTLSDFKKEGYQIFTTKDQLKNIDYSKTILGLFNKSHIDYYLDRLNDKNLDSQPSLALMSAVALKKLQQSKKGFVLQIEAGRIDHANHANDAYGAMMDTAELDQVLDVVDQYIKNNPKTLVIVTSDHGTGGFNVFGTGADYNDSTEAFLKYKQVKASIPYIAKKIDNKSPKEVQDIVEYYTGFYIDPDEAQMIIDSRSPEYNGVTGNYLYRAYESCALGAVLAKCAYQVSEDGDQKGKALLRRGNIYFVSTTHTGEDQVVMAYGYRSRELLPSRRIENTELYNVMLSFLNIKSYKNPTMSKEEARSYLQAYYKEYSYEKMARSLKLHVV, via the coding sequence ATGGAAATTAGCCGTAGAGAAGCAATTAAGGTTTTTGGTGCTACGCTTGCTACGCTTTTAATTAATCCATCAGTTTATGCTAATCAGATCGACCAAGTAGGAGAGACAATAAAATTTGAAAAAACTGATAAACCTGGAATAGTTTTTATTGTTGGTGATGGCATGCCTATATCAACTTTGACAGCTCTAAACAGTTTAAGAAGCAACGTGGGAAAAACTACTACTTTTTATAAAAAGTTTGGAGATCCAGATAATACAATCACCTATATGGGTACGGAATCACTAACAAGCGTAGTTACCGACTCTGCGCCTGCCAGTGCTGCGTGGGCGACAGGATCGAAGGGTGCAAACCATTTTCTAAGCGTTTTACCGAATGGTCAAGTGCTTAGAACAATAGGGGAACTTGCAAAAGAAAATGGTTATGAGGTTGGATTTGTTACTACAACGCGTGTTACTCATGCTACTCCAGCTGCATGGTATTCTCACAACAAAGATAGAGACGATGAGGCTAATATTGCTTTGGATGCTCTAGTTTTGAAACCTGATGTGCTTATGGGTGGTGGTTTAAAATACTTTAGCAAAGAGGTAAATCCAAAGTTGAAGAGCGACACTTTGTCTGATTTCAAAAAAGAAGGATATCAAATATTTACCACAAAAGATCAATTAAAAAATATAGACTATAGTAAGACAATTTTAGGACTTTTCAACAAATCACACATTGATTATTACCTTGATAGACTAAATGATAAAAATCTTGACAGTCAACCTTCTCTTGCTCTTATGAGCGCAGTTGCTCTCAAGAAGCTTCAACAATCAAAAAAGGGCTTTGTTTTACAGATTGAAGCTGGTAGAATTGATCATGCGAATCATGCAAATGACGCATATGGGGCTATGATGGATACAGCAGAGCTTGATCAAGTTTTAGATGTTGTTGATCAATATATTAAAAATAATCCAAAAACACTTGTTATTGTAACAAGTGATCATGGAACAGGCGGTTTTAACGTATTTGGAACTGGAGCAGATTATAATGACTCTACTGAGGCATTTTTAAAGTATAAGCAGGTAAAAGCAAGCATACCTTACATTGCTAAGAAAATTGACAATAAAAGTCCTAAAGAAGTTCAAGATATAGTTGAATATTATACAGGTTTTTATATAGATCCAGATGAAGCACAAATGATTATAGATTCAAGAAGTCCTGAATATAACGGTGTTACTGGAAATTATCTATATCGTGCTTACGAATCGTGTGCTCTTGGGGCTGTGCTTGCAAAATGTGCATATCAGGTATCAGAAGATGGAGATCAAAAAGGAAAAGCCTTGCTTCGTAGGGGTAATATTTATTTTGTTTCAACAACTCACACTGGTGAGGATCAGGTTGTGATGGCTTATGGTTATCGCTCTAGAGAACTCTTGCCATCAAGAAGGATTGAGAATACTGAACTTTATAACGTTATGTTGTCTTTTTTGAACATCAAAAGCTATAAAAACCCTACAATGTCAAAAGAAGAAGCAAGGTCTTATTTGCAAGCATACTATAAAGAATACTCATATGAAAAAATGGCAAGAAGTTTAAAACTACACGTTGTATAA